Genomic segment of Candidatus Protochlamydia amoebophila UWE25:
AAATTGTTTATTGGATTGGTCCAATTCTTGGTGGATTGTTAGCTGGTTTACTTTATAGCAAATTGATGTTAAAAGATTTAACAACTTTATCTACTCCTTCCGTTTAATTTATTGGAGACTGAATCTCTAATTATTCAGTCTTTTTTTTAATTATTAAAAAATTCCTAAATATTAAATGAAATTTAATAAAAGTCAATTTTGTTTGGAATTTAATTTAAATATTAAAAGTTGGTAGTGCTAAATAGGTAAGGCTATTTCAATAAACTGATCTAATTTGATAGATTAATTATTCTAATTCAAGCGGAGAAGAGCAATGAGATGTACGCACTGTGGCTCAGATTTGGTAAAGAAGAATGGTTATACAAGACATGAAAAGCAAAATTTTCGCTGTTTAGAGTGTGGCAAACAGTGGAGCGAAAATAAGGAAGCTAAAATCATTAACGAACAAACAAAGGAACTTGTCAGAAAAGCTCTTTTAGAAAAGGTATCTTTGAATGGAATTTGTAGAATTTTTGATGTAAGCATGCCATGGCTGCTAGATTTTATTAATTTCATTATCAATGATTTGCCTGAGGATTTAAATGCACAAGTCACATGTTGTGAGAAAGATGAATTGGAAGTGGCTAAACTTGAAGTAGATGAGCTATGGAATTTTGTAGGAAATAAGAAAAATGATCAGTGGTTATGGCTCATCTTGCATAAAAAAAGTCGTCAAGTGCTTGCTATGCAAGTGGGTCCTCGAGATAAAAAAACCGCTGAGCTTCTTTTTGCAAAACTACCCGAATCATTAAAAAAAAAGCCCTCTATTTCACTGATAAGTTTAATGTCTATTATGAAACCATTCCTTGGAGTCAACATCAACCAGTTAGCAAGCAATCTGGTCAGACAAGCTACATTGAAAGATTTAATTATACTCTCAGACAAAGATGTGCAAGACTTGTAAGGAAAACACTTTCATTTTCTAAAAAACTAACTAATCACATTGGGTTAATAAAATACTTTATTTGTGATTACAATAGGCAATTGAGAGCCTTACCTATTTAGTACTACCTAAAAGTTTTATTTTATTCATAATAATATATATTTATGTTTTTAAAATTTAATATAAATGGGTATTCATGGGTCCAGTTAATAGTACGTCACCACTTCAAAAAATTATTCCAGTTGAAGTCAATTTACAAATCCTTTCATTTTTAGGAAAAAGAGACCTACAAGCAATTGCCTGCACATGCAAAATATTTGAAAATTTATCAAAGGATTTTCAAATATGGAAACCCAAAACTGAAATTGAATTTGGGGAATTGGTAGCTAAAGGAGCGAAACAACCCCATAAGAGTTGAAAGCAAACTTATGAAGAGCTTAAAGTTAGCAAAACAACTCGTGAAGAAAGTACAGAACAGATCATTCAGACGCAAATAAAAAAAACAACAACGAATGATCTTCAATTTCGCACAAATAGTGCAGCTTCAGCACTATTTGGATTTGCGACGCCTAATCTGAGCACGCATTATTCTCCAACTGGGCAAATAGGTTCACTTGGTAATCGCAAAATAACTGTTTACAAAAAAAAATGCTTAATAACATGAGTGATTTTTGCCCCTTGAATAAAGGGGCTATTTTATACTTATAAAATTTTGAAATAAACTAGTGAGTACATTACAGCTGCATTGTAATAAATTATATTAAAAAGGCAGTTTTATTTTTATTGAAAATGGAAAATTTCCTTTCCTATTATTTTCCATTCTCTATCGATTGGAATAAATTTAACTCTTCCAGACATTTTCTAAATGATTTTCCTAATAGAAGCTAAGAGATAATGAAATAAGCTGTTAAAATGAATAGCATTAAGGTAGTGGTAAATTTATCTTAATATCCGATCCGACATTGGTTAGCAATTTTAGGAGCATTCTAAAAATGGTGATATAATTTGGAGAATTATTGCTTAAAGATAGAACATTAGAGAGCAATGAAATTTTTGAAACATTTGCTAATAGAACTATAGAAAAGGCGACTGAGTTTGGAATGGATTGTATAGTTTCTCAAGCCTGGTTAGATGTAGGTGTTTTATCTACAACTTCTGATAATATGGAATATAAAGAGGATTTGAAGAAGACTAACTTCAGGCTCCTGAATATAGTTTTAATGGCTTTTAAGAGAATGTTTAACTTTGATTTTTTCTAATTTAAAAAAGAATCAAATCCCATAAACTAGAATGTTTTATATTCTTATTTATTCAAAACTGGAAAAGCCTAACTTTATAGGGTTAGGGGATGAATCGCGCAATTTTAAATTGCAAAGATTGGCTTTTTTCTAATTTGGGAAAGTGAAGTTTATTTTTAGCAATTAAATGGATCCAATAAACTTTTTTATTTGATTTTAATGACGTGCAAAACAATATCCAACAAAACCTCTCCTCTCCCAAGCCTGTAAAAAATTTTCTTCTTCATATGCTATAAGAGCGTCTGAATCTAAAGAAAAAGCAGGATCCATGCAAAGAATTTCCCGATTGTGAGCATGATAACCTCTAATGACAACAAGATGCCCTGATTGGTAAGTTTGAGCACTTCCTTTTAAAGGGCCTTTCAAACTCACAACGATGGGGCAATTATTTTTTAATTGAGCAATAATTTGATAAAAAGAAGTAAATCTTGCCACCCACCCTCTCCATGCTTTTCCTAATTCTACAAAAGCTTGTGCTACGCTGAATGACCAGTTGCCATAAATATCAAATGCATGATCGTAGACATGTTGAGCAAAATGAGTCGCTTGAAGAGTATTCGTTTGTGTTAAATATCGGATAGTGGCAGTTGTTGAAGTCGGAGAACAAAGATCTGCAAAACGAGGATGATCAAGAGTCATTTGAGATAAAGGGGAAATATTAAGGGGATTCACTCTCATAGGAGAAGCCTCTTTATTAAAAGTGGGCGTTCCTAAGGTTGTGCAAGCGTGTAAGCAAAAAAAATCTTTTAAGGTAGCATGATCTATAGCTTCAATGCGTATTCTCAATTTTTTAGCTTTGGAAACATTTGGGCAAACCACAATATCTTGAAAAGAACAAATATTTGATGCGTTATCTGTTACGTTAAAGCTTTTTTGTTTG
This window contains:
- a CDS encoding IS1-like element ISCpr1 family transposase (programmed frameshift); this encodes MRCTHCGSDLVKKNGYTRHEKQNFRCLECGKQWSENKEAKIINEQTKELVRKALLEKVSLNGICRIFDVSMPWLLDFINFIINDLPEDLNAQVTCCEKDELEVAKLEVDELWNFVGNKKNDQWLWLILHKKSRQVLAMQVGPRDKKTAELLFAKLPESFKKKALYFTDKFNVYYETIPWSQHQPVSKQSGQTSYIERFNYTLRQRCARLVRKTLSFSKKLTNHIGLIKYFICDYNRQLRALPI
- a CDS encoding F-box-like domain-containing protein — its product is MGPVNSTSPLQKIIPVEVNLQILSFLGKRDLQAIACTCKIFENLSKDFQIWKPKTEIEFGELVAKGAKQPHKS
- a CDS encoding C39 family peptidase, which produces MAFSSSTITHHELQIKDPFQKTYEWELEDIPFFNELIVSWNAFRPSQGFYLISTSLYTTQWSAWLPYAAWHKDKQKSFNVTDNASNICSFQDIVVCPNVSKAKKLRIRIEAIDHATLKDFFCLHACTTLGTPTFNKEASPMRVNPLNISPLSQMTLDHPRFADLCSPTSTTATIRYLTQTNTLQATHFAQHVYDHAFDIYGNWSFSVAQAFVELGKAWRGWVARFTSFYQIIAQLKNNCPIVVSLKGPLKGSAQTYQSGHLVVIRGYHAHNREILCMDPAFSLDSDALIAYEEENFLQAWERRGFVGYCFARH